The Henckelia pumila isolate YLH828 chromosome 2, ASM3356847v2, whole genome shotgun sequence genome includes a window with the following:
- the LOC140883424 gene encoding peptidyl-prolyl cis-trans isomerase CYP18-1 — translation MSVTLHTNLGDIKCEIFCDEVPKTSENFLALCASGYYDTTTFHRNIKGFMIQGGDPTNTGKGGTSIWGKKFNDEIRESLKHNARGILAMANSGPNTNGSQFFITYGKQPHLNGLYTIFGKVIHGFEVLDIMEKAPTGPGDRPLMEIRLNRVTIHANPLAG, via the exons ATG TCAGTGACGCTTCACACGAATTTGGGCGACATTAAGTGTGAAATCTTTTGCGACGAGGTCCCAAAAACTTCTGAA AATTTCTTGGCCCTGTGTGCGAGTGGTTATTATGATACAACAACTTTTCATAGAAATATAAAGGGTTTCATGATCCAAGGTGGTGATCCAACAAATACCGGCAAGGGTGGGACAAGTATATGGGGTAAGAAGTTCAATGATGAGATAAGAGAGTCTCTCAAG CACAATGCTAGAGGTATCTTAGCCATGGCTAATAGTGGCCCTAATACAAATGGAAGCCAGTTTTTCATTACATACGGCAAGCAACCTCATCTTAATGGACTATACACCATCTTTGGCAAAGTGATTCATGGTTTTGAAGTTCTTGACATAATGGAAAAG GCTCCAACGGGACCAGGTGATCGACCTCTTATGGAAATCAGGCTTAATCGTGTGACAATACATGCTAATCCGCTTGCTGGCTAA